One Synechococcus sp. CC9605 genomic window carries:
- a CDS encoding mechanosensitive ion channel family protein yields the protein MITEVSSETTTWLGYLQRGSVLIQVGLFVAAISSESLVKRKLNSPLIASLTHLIVPAALLISASVLTLAGITAGFLQYLALLWVLWRCVEPTKQLILGRFPKVPVEEIDKSFFRPVLLVMSILTFFQMLGSRESLSLISLGDVFGVTLTIGKLFTALVIVYLVIALASRPAAFAAWLGGSFFGIKPQGRKAMEVILRYSVIGVGVMGVAYYIGINGTALVAVAGGLSVGIGFGIKEIISNFISSLWLLFEGSVRPGEILMINGDPCTVRKLGLRATQLRRGRDGAELLIPNQNFFTQEAESYTAEETSRRDEVVVGAAYHHEPSQVIGVLEEVARQHKKVLEYPPPQAFTVDFADSSINYKLLFWVRNPLEAFAVGSDLRQAIWTSFDKNGIGIPFPQRQVYPMEWPPSKEQTHRLGSPINQLQPEANSDPANDSAGESP from the coding sequence ATGATCACCGAAGTCAGCTCCGAGACCACGACCTGGCTTGGCTACCTGCAACGCGGTTCCGTGCTCATTCAGGTGGGACTATTCGTTGCCGCCATCAGCAGCGAATCCCTGGTCAAGCGCAAACTCAACAGCCCCCTGATCGCCAGCCTGACCCATCTGATCGTGCCGGCGGCGCTCCTCATCAGCGCCAGCGTGTTGACCCTGGCCGGCATCACAGCAGGCTTTCTGCAGTACCTGGCGCTGCTCTGGGTGCTGTGGCGCTGCGTGGAACCCACCAAGCAGCTAATCCTCGGCCGCTTCCCCAAAGTGCCTGTGGAAGAGATCGATAAATCGTTCTTCCGACCGGTGTTGCTGGTGATGTCGATCCTCACCTTCTTCCAGATGCTCGGGAGCAGGGAATCGTTATCGCTGATTTCCCTTGGTGACGTGTTCGGGGTAACACTCACCATCGGCAAATTGTTCACCGCCCTGGTGATCGTTTACCTGGTCATTGCCCTGGCCAGCCGGCCTGCGGCCTTCGCCGCCTGGCTGGGGGGCAGCTTCTTCGGCATCAAGCCCCAGGGCCGCAAGGCAATGGAAGTCATACTTCGTTACTCGGTGATCGGCGTCGGCGTGATGGGGGTGGCGTACTACATCGGCATCAATGGCACCGCCCTGGTGGCCGTGGCCGGGGGCCTCTCGGTGGGCATTGGCTTCGGCATCAAGGAGATCATCTCTAACTTCATCAGCAGCCTCTGGCTGTTGTTCGAAGGATCGGTGCGCCCTGGCGAGATCCTGATGATCAACGGCGACCCCTGCACCGTGCGCAAGCTGGGATTACGGGCCACCCAGTTGCGCCGCGGCCGCGATGGAGCGGAACTGCTGATTCCCAACCAGAACTTCTTCACCCAGGAGGCGGAGTCGTACACCGCGGAGGAAACCTCACGTCGCGATGAGGTAGTGGTGGGGGCGGCTTATCACCATGAACCCAGTCAGGTGATCGGGGTCCTGGAGGAGGTCGCCCGTCAGCACAAGAAGGTGCTGGAGTACCCACCACCGCAGGCGTTCACGGTGGATTTCGCCGATTCGTCGATCAATTACAAGCTGCTCTTCTGGGTACGCAATCCCCTGGAAGCCTTTGCTGTGGGCAGCGATCTGCGGCAAGCCATCTGGACGTCGTTCGACAAGAACGGCATCGGCATCCCCTTCCCGCAGCGGCAGGTGTATCCAATGGAATGGCCGCCCTCCAAGGAGCAAACCCACCGGCTCGGTAGCCCCATCAATCAGCTCCAGCCCGAAGCAAACAGCGATCCAGCCAACGACTCAGCTGGCGAGTCGCCTTAG
- a CDS encoding 2OG-Fe(II) oxygenase, whose translation MNLIGRYSNPGYASVADAVREFFERRVDLQRPGVAFGPEGEGEPAKQSTDISLVAIDRSEPESFALSQLILRGVTAGLERYLQERPLFHQCCPQQSLFVNPIFNLQHYAPGEGFKRWHCDWTISDEATEPVHRVLAWILYCNDVDEAGTEFHWQDHHEPAERGKLVIFPASPSHIHRGRVNESASKLIATGWINAGRQEDYLRRLAS comes from the coding sequence ATGAACCTGATCGGGCGCTACAGCAATCCCGGTTACGCCTCGGTGGCCGATGCGGTGCGTGAGTTCTTCGAGCGCCGGGTGGATTTGCAGCGGCCTGGCGTGGCCTTCGGCCCCGAGGGTGAGGGGGAACCGGCGAAGCAGAGCACCGACATCAGCCTGGTGGCAATTGATCGCTCGGAACCCGAATCCTTCGCCCTCTCGCAACTGATTCTTCGCGGGGTGACGGCCGGCTTGGAGCGCTATCTGCAGGAGCGGCCGCTTTTCCATCAGTGCTGCCCGCAGCAAAGCCTGTTCGTGAATCCGATCTTCAACCTCCAGCACTACGCCCCGGGGGAAGGATTCAAGCGATGGCACTGCGATTGGACCATCAGCGATGAGGCCACCGAACCGGTGCACCGGGTGCTGGCCTGGATTCTTTATTGCAACGACGTGGATGAGGCCGGCACCGAGTTCCATTGGCAGGACCACCACGAACCGGCGGAGCGGGGCAAGTTGGTGATTTTTCCGGCTAGTCCGTCCCACATTCACCGCGGACGGGTGAACGAGAGTGCCAGCAAGTTGATCGCCACCGGTTGGATCAACGCTGGACGCCAGGAGGATTACCTAAGGCGACTCGCCAGCTGA
- a CDS encoding oxidoreductase, giving the protein MGWSAADIPNQQGRIALITGANSGLGLETARALKRCGATVVLACRSPRKAELAKQELLQERDGGAVDLVDLDLADMTSVERAAATVGERYGCLDLLINNAGVMAPPRRTTAQGHELQFGVNHLGHMALTQALLPLMQNRPDPRVVTVTSGAQYFGKIRWDDPSWSKGYDRYGAYGQSKLANVMFALELDARLHKKGSPIRSLAAHPGIARTELQPTAIANVGNRFEALAYRLMDPLFQSAGMGALPQLHAATAATAQGGEHYGPEQFGGLRGAPALCRVAPAASQPAERQRLWSLSEELLSA; this is encoded by the coding sequence ATGGGTTGGTCCGCAGCTGACATCCCAAACCAGCAGGGGCGCATTGCCCTGATCACTGGAGCCAACAGTGGTCTGGGCCTGGAAACCGCACGGGCTTTGAAACGCTGCGGGGCCACGGTGGTGCTGGCGTGCCGCAGCCCCCGCAAAGCCGAGCTGGCCAAGCAGGAATTGCTGCAGGAGCGCGACGGTGGTGCGGTGGATCTGGTGGACCTGGATCTGGCGGACATGACCAGCGTGGAACGAGCGGCGGCCACCGTTGGCGAACGCTACGGCTGCCTTGATCTGCTGATCAACAACGCTGGCGTGATGGCACCGCCGCGGCGCACCACCGCCCAGGGGCATGAACTGCAGTTCGGTGTGAATCACCTGGGGCACATGGCCCTAACCCAGGCCCTCCTGCCGCTGATGCAAAACCGGCCCGATCCCCGCGTGGTGACGGTGACCTCCGGGGCGCAGTACTTCGGCAAGATCCGCTGGGACGACCCCAGTTGGAGCAAGGGCTACGACCGCTATGGGGCCTACGGCCAAAGCAAACTCGCCAACGTGATGTTTGCCCTTGAGCTGGATGCACGCCTGCACAAGAAGGGCAGCCCCATCCGCTCCCTGGCCGCCCATCCCGGCATCGCGCGCACGGAACTGCAACCCACCGCGATCGCCAACGTCGGCAACCGCTTCGAGGCCTTGGCCTACCGGCTGATGGATCCCCTGTTTCAAAGCGCCGGCATGGGTGCCCTGCCGCAACTGCATGCCGCCACAGCGGCGACGGCGCAGGGTGGCGAGCACTACGGCCCTGAGCAGTTCGGCGGCTTGCGGGGTGCACCGGCGCTCTGCCGTGTTGCACCAGCAGCGAGCCAACCCGCCGAACGGCAGCGGCTCTGGAGCCTTAGTGAAGAGCTGCTCAGTGCTTGA
- a CDS encoding 4Fe-4S binding protein, producing MKSCSVLDPSASLLLLSPYATGRPHRGVVGASRYAQRLRQDLINAAEDPNNRTLMIRGEPGLGKNNLAALVHFGSNQRRKLLVRLDATDLKTKADVLLDAIGENTLLVSSVDQLDPELQQRLAAMANGEHPGFSGRVIFTSESCVPSLDAISQVIRVPPLRVRRSDLGDWLRYQLRLQSPGLGWVKPPALPEAVVRRLQNHDFADNLRELEGLVNRALRQARRQNHDLPPAVLVEEMFWTEQRKERARFDLWRWKPQLRGWMRAPKLWDGLLFGLVSWLFVVVNLVLWLGPQDRAANPMLNLFWAWWWPLILLSYPLVGRLWCAICPFMVWGQIAQKLTPWRKKSWPHGDMDRWGAPVLAAGFAVILLWEEVWNLENTAWLSSCLLLLITAGAVVGSLLFEKRFWCRYLCPVGGMNGLFAKLSILELRAESGTCSGSCSSYACFKGGAADGEGLETNGCPLGSHPAHLSDNRNCVLCMSCVQACPNRSPQLRLRPPAADLQPNMHTPSSERGLILVLAGGICLHHWQRLLGWLPLAPSSLHEGPLLARLSFAVLALALPAAIGLWLNHRWLYAGLPLLWALLLARHLPIGMAEAGTVLPHGWPQWSADPHVIGFCQTLVVGIGWIGAAILSRRLLDLDSRAWVMGSMVLLLVSFSGRWLVAL from the coding sequence GTGAAGAGCTGCTCAGTGCTTGACCCATCAGCGTCTCTCTTGTTGTTGAGTCCGTACGCAACGGGCCGCCCCCACCGGGGCGTGGTGGGGGCCAGCCGTTATGCACAGCGGCTACGTCAGGACCTGATCAATGCTGCGGAAGACCCGAACAATCGGACCCTGATGATTCGAGGCGAGCCGGGTCTGGGCAAGAACAACCTGGCGGCGCTGGTGCACTTCGGCTCCAACCAGCGCCGCAAGCTGCTGGTTCGGCTGGACGCCACCGATCTCAAAACCAAAGCCGACGTTCTCCTGGATGCCATCGGTGAGAACACCCTGCTGGTAAGCAGCGTGGACCAGCTGGACCCAGAACTACAGCAGCGCCTTGCTGCCATGGCCAATGGAGAACATCCGGGCTTCAGCGGCCGCGTGATTTTCACCAGTGAAAGCTGCGTGCCGAGCCTCGACGCCATCAGCCAGGTCATTCGCGTGCCACCGCTACGGGTGCGCCGATCGGATCTGGGCGACTGGCTGCGTTATCAATTGCGCCTACAAAGCCCTGGCCTGGGCTGGGTGAAGCCTCCCGCGCTGCCGGAGGCGGTGGTGCGGCGGCTGCAAAACCACGATTTCGCCGACAACCTTCGCGAATTGGAAGGTCTAGTCAATCGGGCCCTGCGTCAAGCGCGCCGCCAGAACCACGATCTACCGCCCGCTGTGCTGGTGGAGGAGATGTTCTGGACAGAGCAAAGAAAAGAACGAGCCCGCTTCGATTTATGGCGCTGGAAACCCCAGCTGCGGGGATGGATGCGGGCTCCAAAGCTCTGGGATGGCCTGCTGTTCGGGCTGGTGAGCTGGCTGTTCGTGGTCGTGAACCTGGTGCTCTGGCTTGGCCCGCAGGACCGCGCAGCCAATCCGATGCTGAATCTGTTCTGGGCCTGGTGGTGGCCGTTGATCCTGCTGAGCTACCCGCTTGTGGGTCGCCTCTGGTGCGCCATCTGTCCCTTCATGGTCTGGGGACAGATAGCTCAAAAGCTGACCCCGTGGCGCAAGAAAAGCTGGCCCCATGGGGACATGGACCGCTGGGGAGCGCCTGTACTCGCCGCCGGTTTTGCCGTGATTCTCCTTTGGGAAGAGGTCTGGAACCTGGAGAACACCGCCTGGCTGAGCAGCTGCTTGTTGTTGCTGATCACAGCAGGCGCTGTGGTGGGCTCACTGCTCTTCGAAAAACGGTTCTGGTGTCGCTATCTCTGTCCGGTTGGTGGCATGAACGGCCTGTTCGCCAAGCTTTCAATCCTGGAACTGCGGGCTGAGTCAGGGACCTGCAGCGGCAGTTGTAGCAGCTATGCCTGCTTCAAGGGAGGAGCGGCGGATGGGGAAGGACTGGAAACCAACGGCTGTCCCTTAGGGAGCCACCCCGCCCATCTGAGCGACAACCGCAACTGTGTGCTCTGCATGAGCTGCGTCCAGGCCTGCCCGAATCGATCTCCTCAACTGCGCTTGCGTCCGCCCGCCGCAGACCTTCAACCAAACATGCACACGCCCAGCTCCGAGCGTGGACTGATCCTGGTGCTGGCCGGAGGCATTTGCCTGCACCACTGGCAACGCCTGCTGGGCTGGCTGCCCCTTGCACCGTCCTCATTGCATGAAGGCCCCCTGCTGGCCCGGCTCAGCTTTGCGGTGCTTGCTCTTGCCTTACCAGCTGCCATTGGCTTGTGGCTCAACCACCGATGGCTCTACGCAGGATTGCCACTGCTCTGGGCCCTGCTGCTGGCACGCCATCTGCCCATCGGCATGGCCGAAGCGGGCACCGTCTTGCCGCATGGCTGGCCGCAATGGTCGGCCGACCCTCATGTGATCGGCTTCTGCCAAACCTTGGTGGTGGGGATCGGATGGATTGGAGCAGCAATCTTGAGTCGCCGCTTGCTGGATCTCGACAGCAGGGCCTGGGTCATGGGCAGCATGGTGCTGCTTCTGGTCAGCTTCAGCGGCCGCTGGTTGGTCGCCCTTTAA
- a CDS encoding Fur family transcriptional regulator: MATRRPATQINARQKVLLASLQACGDEMSGQQLHRSLEPDQAMGLATVYRNLRQLQQRGLVRCRHLPNGEALYAPLERDRHHLTCVDCGKTQALDHCPIHDLEVPEEGRKGFDLLFHTLEFFGLCSDCRERQQSPS, encoded by the coding sequence ATGGCCACTCGCCGCCCTGCCACCCAGATCAATGCCCGCCAGAAGGTCTTGCTGGCGAGCCTGCAGGCCTGTGGTGATGAGATGAGCGGTCAACAGCTGCACCGCAGCCTGGAACCCGACCAAGCCATGGGCTTGGCCACGGTGTATCGCAATTTGCGCCAGCTGCAGCAACGGGGCCTAGTGCGCTGCCGCCACCTGCCCAATGGGGAAGCACTTTATGCGCCGCTGGAGCGGGATCGCCACCACCTCACCTGCGTCGATTGCGGCAAGACCCAGGCACTCGACCACTGCCCGATTCACGACCTGGAGGTGCCCGAAGAAGGCCGCAAAGGCTTCGATCTCCTGTTTCACACGCTTGAATTCTTTGGTCTCTGCAGCGACTGCCGCGAGCGGCAGCAAAGTCCGTCATGA